Proteins from one Microcoleus sp. bin38.metabat.b11b12b14.051 genomic window:
- a CDS encoding amidohydrolase, with the protein MSFTIQNALIAVESGYETADVQVADNCISAIAQNLAPTGIVIDGKNKLLLPGFVNAHTHSSEMWQRGIIPPLPLELWIGELYDFTPLDPEQVYLSALGTAVETLLSGGTSVVDHLVLIPGQELETIAAAVRAYQEIGIRTFIGPLIQDESLTAGMPAGDGGIEHAAYIRSTKATLELMESAIKEFHNPEKGVNVLLAPTGIQLCSDALFEGCIDFGDRYNLCLHAHLLETPAQKQLAHEKYGCSAVEHLKQIGYLSPRTSLAHCVWLDDSDIAIMAETQATVVHNPLSNLRLGSGIAPILKYRQAGVNVSFGCDGAASNDGQDLLEAIKIGSILHNITDLDYRHWITPRQSVEMASLGGAKGLNLGDEMGSITVGKKADFVLYDLTSLSLLPRTDPIGLLILGRPTNAVDSVWVNGKQIVAEGKVKTIDVDGLRRELFDRSQWSSKRQSPMVSEIESHYRQVMKLPGYS; encoded by the coding sequence GTGAGCTTTACCATTCAAAATGCTTTAATTGCGGTTGAGAGCGGTTATGAAACCGCAGACGTGCAAGTGGCAGATAACTGCATAAGTGCGATCGCCCAGAATTTAGCTCCTACAGGAATAGTAATTGACGGCAAAAATAAGCTACTGTTGCCCGGTTTTGTCAACGCGCACACGCACTCTTCGGAAATGTGGCAGCGCGGGATTATTCCTCCTTTACCGCTGGAGTTGTGGATTGGCGAATTGTACGATTTCACGCCTCTCGATCCCGAACAAGTTTACTTGAGTGCCTTGGGTACTGCGGTAGAAACATTGCTATCGGGTGGCACCAGCGTAGTCGATCATTTAGTTTTGATTCCGGGGCAAGAATTAGAGACAATCGCCGCGGCAGTTCGCGCATATCAAGAAATCGGCATCCGCACTTTTATCGGGCCGTTAATTCAAGATGAATCCCTGACAGCCGGAATGCCTGCGGGCGATGGCGGCATCGAACACGCGGCTTACATTCGCTCGACAAAGGCAACTTTGGAGTTAATGGAGTCTGCAATTAAAGAGTTTCATAATCCCGAAAAAGGTGTTAATGTTTTACTTGCTCCGACGGGGATTCAACTGTGTTCGGATGCTTTATTTGAAGGCTGCATCGATTTTGGCGATCGCTATAATCTTTGCCTGCACGCCCACCTCTTAGAAACGCCCGCTCAAAAACAGTTGGCTCACGAAAAATACGGCTGTAGCGCTGTCGAACACCTGAAACAAATCGGTTATTTAAGTCCGCGCACTTCCTTAGCGCACTGCGTGTGGCTAGACGATTCCGACATAGCGATTATGGCAGAAACTCAAGCGACTGTCGTACACAATCCCCTCAGCAACTTACGCTTGGGAAGCGGAATTGCACCAATTTTGAAATACCGCCAAGCCGGAGTTAACGTATCTTTTGGTTGCGACGGCGCCGCTAGCAACGACGGGCAAGATTTGCTGGAAGCAATTAAAATTGGTTCGATTTTGCACAATATCACGGATTTGGATTACCGCCACTGGATTACACCGCGCCAGTCTGTAGAAATGGCCTCGCTGGGCGGAGCAAAAGGCTTGAATCTCGGCGATGAAATGGGTTCGATCACTGTTGGAAAAAAAGCTGATTTTGTGCTGTACGATTTAACCAGTTTATCATTGTTGCCACGCACCGATCCGATCGGCTTGCTAATTTTGGGACGCCCGACTAATGCGGTAGACAGTGTTTGGGTAAACGGCAAACAAATTGTCGCTGAAGGTAAGGTAAAAACGATTGATGTTGATGGTTTGAGGCGGGAATTATTCGATCGCAGTCAGTGGAGTAGCAAGCGCCAATCGCCGATGGTGAGCGAGATTGAATCGCACTACCGCCAAGTGATGAAATTACCGGGTTATTCTTAA
- a CDS encoding cysteine hydrolase family protein — MNPESLRTLGVPPNAWKVDAKIADITRSPIAPQPLTLETETKTLRLDLAKAAMLVIDMQNDFCHPDGWLAHIGVDVTPARTPIDPLQNLLPKLRSHAVPVIWINWGNRPDLLNISAASRHVYNPTGDGVGLGDPLPKNGASVLMAGSWAASVVDELEQKPEDICVDKYRMSGFWDTPLDSILRNLGRTTLFFAGVNADQCVMATLQDANFLGYDCILVKDCTATTSPEYCWQATLYNVKQCFGFLSDSQAMLEAIK, encoded by the coding sequence ATGAATCCTGAATCTCTCCGCACCTTGGGCGTGCCGCCGAATGCTTGGAAAGTTGATGCTAAAATTGCCGACATCACCCGATCGCCGATCGCGCCTCAACCTCTTACTCTAGAGACAGAAACCAAAACCCTGCGCTTGGATTTAGCAAAAGCAGCAATGTTGGTGATCGATATGCAAAACGATTTCTGTCACCCCGACGGTTGGCTAGCACATATCGGCGTCGATGTAACACCCGCGCGCACTCCAATTGATCCTTTACAAAATTTACTACCAAAATTGCGATCGCACGCCGTGCCAGTTATTTGGATAAACTGGGGAAACCGCCCGGATTTACTCAATATTAGTGCAGCTTCCCGCCACGTTTACAATCCTACGGGCGACGGCGTAGGCTTGGGAGATCCGCTACCCAAAAACGGCGCATCTGTTTTGATGGCGGGGAGTTGGGCGGCCTCCGTTGTCGATGAATTGGAACAGAAACCAGAGGATATTTGTGTAGATAAATATCGAATGAGTGGCTTTTGGGATACTCCTTTAGATAGTATCCTGCGAAACCTGGGAAGAACTACACTTTTCTTTGCAGGAGTAAACGCCGATCAGTGCGTCATGGCTACCCTGCAAGACGCTAATTTTCTCGGTTACGACTGTATTTTAGTCAAAGATTGTACAGCTACCACATCTCCAGAGTATTGCTGGCAAGCTACTCTTTATAACGTTAAACAATGTTTTGGTTTTTTGTCTGATTCTCAGGCTATGTTAGAAGCAATTAAATAG
- a CDS encoding cupin domain-containing protein: protein MTNQCMIPVMKSPQDYQAFRISPGDTNRLAIVFDPATANVSLTVCVEIFDAGGKTPPNRHQLAVEMFFVLKGRGQATCDGKTVSIKPGDSLLVPPMGTHVIENTGSERLYTLCIMVPNEDFVELIRSGTPVELDEEDLRVLGRSDVLVAC from the coding sequence ATGACAAATCAGTGCATGATTCCTGTGATGAAATCTCCTCAAGATTACCAAGCATTTCGCATCAGCCCAGGAGATACGAATAGATTAGCAATTGTATTCGATCCAGCAACCGCGAATGTTTCATTAACTGTTTGCGTCGAGATTTTCGATGCGGGTGGTAAAACTCCTCCGAACCGCCATCAATTGGCAGTAGAAATGTTTTTTGTACTCAAAGGCAGGGGGCAAGCAACTTGCGACGGCAAAACAGTTAGTATTAAACCGGGAGATAGTTTGTTAGTGCCTCCAATGGGAACTCACGTCATTGAGAATACAGGTAGCGAACGTTTGTACACTTTGTGTATCATGGTGCCAAACGAGGATTTTGTCGAACTAATTCGCAGCGGTACACCAGTCGAACTCGATGAAGAAGATTTAAGAGTTCTCGGGCGATCGGATGTGCTGGTGGCGTGCTAA
- a CDS encoding glycoside hydrolase family 10 protein, translated as MMIKLHKWWRILALIVVFAIALTSAAIFSPRIEAQTPPKTPTTELRGIWLTNIDSDVIFSKKNINDAVNRLDKLNFNTIYPTVWQGGYTIHPSGVTKRVFGYLNDPTPTLKGRDVLKEIITAAHKKGIAVIPWFEFGFMAPAESELARLHPDWLARRRDGSTIWKEGTHDRVWLNPFHPEVQKFILDLIIELVANYDLDGIQFDDHFGLPVEFGYEPQTVLMYQEQIKSPPSNDARETFWIRWRADRINDFMARIFTAIKSRKQKCIISLSPNPLHFALPAHLQDWFSWERRGYIEEIVLQIYRNDIKRFNAELEREEVKLAKAHIPTAIGILTGLKNNPVPLKQIQEQVQEVRKRNFAGVSFFFYESLSSWAKETPEQRDSALQQFFPTKKQRPPFENNS; from the coding sequence ATGATGATTAAACTGCACAAATGGTGGCGGATACTGGCTTTAATAGTTGTTTTTGCGATCGCCCTTACCTCCGCCGCCATTTTCTCCCCACGAATCGAGGCTCAAACTCCGCCCAAAACTCCAACAACCGAATTGCGCGGCATCTGGCTGACTAACATTGACAGCGACGTTATTTTTTCTAAAAAAAACATAAATGATGCTGTAAATAGACTAGACAAACTAAATTTTAATACCATTTATCCTACAGTTTGGCAAGGGGGTTATACCATTCATCCCAGCGGTGTCACAAAACGAGTATTTGGATATTTAAACGATCCCACACCAACATTAAAAGGGCGAGATGTCCTCAAAGAAATTATCACAGCAGCACATAAGAAAGGTATCGCAGTCATCCCGTGGTTTGAGTTTGGCTTTATGGCGCCAGCCGAATCGGAATTAGCCCGACTGCACCCCGACTGGTTGGCGCGGCGGCGCGACGGTTCAACTATTTGGAAAGAAGGCACGCACGATCGAGTTTGGCTCAATCCTTTTCATCCAGAAGTTCAAAAGTTTATCTTAGATTTAATCATAGAACTTGTTGCCAATTACGATTTAGATGGTATTCAATTTGACGATCACTTCGGTTTGCCAGTAGAATTTGGCTATGAGCCGCAAACAGTGTTAATGTATCAGGAACAAATCAAAAGCCCTCCGTCCAACGACGCCCGTGAAACTTTCTGGATACGCTGGCGCGCCGATAGAATTAACGACTTTATGGCGCGAATTTTTACAGCAATCAAATCCCGCAAACAAAAATGTATTATCAGCTTATCTCCCAATCCTCTGCACTTTGCGCTACCGGCACATTTACAGGACTGGTTTAGCTGGGAAAGACGCGGTTATATTGAAGAAATTGTCTTGCAGATTTATCGCAATGACATCAAGCGTTTTAATGCTGAATTGGAACGAGAAGAAGTCAAATTAGCTAAAGCACACATCCCAACTGCGATCGGGATTTTAACAGGTTTGAAAAACAATCCGGTTCCGCTTAAACAAATTCAAGAGCAAGTCCAAGAAGTCCGCAAAAGAAATTTTGCCGGGGTTTCGTTCTTTTTCTATGAAAGCTTGTCGAGTTGGGCTAAAGAAACGCCTGAACAGCGGGATTCAGCTTTGCAACAATTCTTTCCCACAAAGAAGCAGCGCCCGCCCTTTGAAAACAATTCGTAG